In one window of Nocardiopsis aegyptia DNA:
- a CDS encoding shikimate dehydrogenase produces MTAGTRAGAVDTATGSYLVGLIGTGIGPSLTPPMHEREAAELGRRLIYRTIDLAEAGLAPEAVGDLVRSARHLGFNGLNITHPCKQLVLPVLDGLTSDAAALGAVNTVVFESGRAIGHNTDWSAFAQCLERGLPDAPRGRVVVLGAGGAGAAVAYALLGSGAREVTVVDTDEVRAASLAGRLGGLVPGTDCRAEGTDALESLLATADGLVNATPTGMAHHPGTPVPAELLRPPMWVADIVYRPLRTELLSLAEERGCPTLRGGEMAVFQAGQAFGLFTGLEPDPERMLAHFHDLIA; encoded by the coding sequence TTGACCGCGGGAACGCGTGCCGGGGCGGTGGACACCGCCACCGGCTCCTACCTGGTGGGCCTCATCGGCACCGGCATCGGGCCCTCCCTGACCCCGCCGATGCACGAGCGGGAGGCGGCCGAGCTCGGGCGCCGCCTCATCTACCGGACCATCGACCTCGCCGAGGCGGGCCTGGCCCCCGAGGCGGTGGGCGACCTGGTGCGGTCCGCCCGGCACCTGGGCTTCAACGGCCTCAACATCACGCACCCGTGCAAACAGCTCGTCCTGCCCGTGCTGGACGGCCTCACCTCCGACGCGGCCGCGCTGGGGGCGGTGAACACCGTGGTGTTCGAGTCCGGGCGGGCGATCGGACACAACACCGACTGGTCGGCGTTCGCCCAGTGCCTGGAGCGCGGACTGCCCGACGCGCCGCGCGGGCGGGTCGTGGTCCTGGGCGCCGGCGGGGCCGGAGCGGCGGTGGCCTACGCACTGCTCGGGTCGGGCGCGCGGGAGGTGACCGTGGTCGACACCGACGAGGTCAGGGCGGCGAGCCTGGCCGGGCGCCTCGGCGGACTCGTGCCGGGAACGGACTGCCGCGCGGAGGGGACCGACGCCCTCGAATCGCTGCTGGCGACGGCGGACGGCCTGGTCAACGCCACGCCGACGGGCATGGCGCACCACCCGGGCACCCCCGTGCCCGCGGAGCTGCTGCGCCCGCCGATGTGGGTGGCCGACATCGTCTACCGGCCGCTGCGCACCGAGCTGCTGTCCCTGGCCGAGGAACGGGGGTGCCCGACCCTGCGGGGCGGGGAGATGGCGGTGTTCCAGGCCGGGCAGGCGTTCGGCCTGTTCACGGGCCTGGAACCCGATCCCGAACGCATGCTCGCGCACTTCCACGACCTGATCGCCTGA
- a CDS encoding DctP family TRAP transporter solute-binding subunit, translating into MRTTTRLMALVPAVVLAATACGTGGGPGEDELVLTFANSYTEDHPHTRCGIDLVAERVAEADAGFSVDTFPNSTLGSNTETFASVMSGDIDMDVQGSAALGSSYEPIGVLDAAYAFRDADHLFGYFDSEASQPLRDGFEEATGAKILDAWYFGDRHFTANRPIRTPGDLEGLRMRFPDSPIYLANAEAMGAEPTTVAFEEVYLALQQGTVDGQENPVPTIAGDNFDEVQSHISLTGHQIGSQMIVVSGQTWDALSAEQQEVLQSAVTSVREDNRACIEEAEEEILAEWRADGAMEIVDDVDVEAFRSRVQDYFAQNLEGEQRELYESFQETE; encoded by the coding sequence ATGCGCACGACGACACGCCTGATGGCCCTGGTCCCCGCCGTGGTGCTCGCCGCCACCGCCTGCGGCACCGGCGGCGGACCGGGCGAGGACGAACTCGTCCTCACCTTCGCCAACAGCTACACCGAGGACCACCCGCACACCCGGTGCGGCATCGACCTGGTCGCCGAACGGGTGGCCGAGGCCGACGCCGGGTTCTCCGTCGACACCTTCCCCAACAGCACGCTCGGCTCCAACACCGAGACCTTCGCCTCGGTGATGTCGGGCGACATCGACATGGACGTGCAGGGCTCGGCGGCGCTCGGGTCCTCCTACGAGCCGATCGGCGTCCTGGACGCCGCCTACGCGTTCCGCGACGCCGACCACCTGTTCGGCTACTTCGACTCCGAGGCGTCCCAGCCGCTGCGCGACGGATTCGAGGAGGCCACCGGCGCCAAGATCCTCGACGCCTGGTACTTCGGCGACCGCCACTTCACCGCCAACCGCCCCATCCGCACGCCCGGGGACCTGGAGGGCCTGCGGATGCGCTTCCCGGACTCGCCCATCTACCTCGCCAACGCCGAGGCCATGGGCGCCGAGCCGACCACGGTCGCCTTCGAGGAGGTCTACCTCGCGCTGCAGCAGGGAACCGTGGACGGCCAGGAGAACCCCGTCCCGACCATCGCCGGCGACAACTTCGACGAGGTCCAGTCGCACATCAGCCTCACCGGTCACCAGATCGGTTCGCAGATGATCGTGGTCTCCGGCCAGACCTGGGACGCGCTCTCGGCCGAGCAGCAGGAGGTGCTCCAGAGCGCGGTCACCTCGGTGCGCGAGGACAACCGCGCCTGCATCGAGGAGGCCGAGGAGGAGATCCTGGCGGAGTGGCGCGCCGACGGCGCCATGGAGATCGTCGACGACGTGGACGTCGAGGCGTTCCGGAGCCGGGTCCAGGACTACTTCGCGCAGAACCTGGAGGGCGAGCAGCGCGAGCTGTACGAGTCCTTCCAGGAGACCGAGTAG
- a CDS encoding bifunctional sugar phosphate isomerase/epimerase/4-hydroxyphenylpyruvate dioxygenase family protein yields MRRSIATVSLSGTLEEKLRAASRAGFDGVEIFENDLIGSALAPRDVRELAESLGLTIDLYQPFRDFEGVDEARLERNLRRAEAKFALMVELGVDVMLVCSSVAADSVGDDALAAAQLRRLAETAAPYGVRIAYEALAWGRWVDDYRHAWRLVREADHPGLGVCLDSFHILSRGHDPSAIRDIPGERIFFLQLADAPLMPMDVLHWSRHHRCFPGQGAFDLTAFTGHVLAAGYGGPLSLEVFNDVFRASDPRRTAADALRSLAVLEDETARARDREERARDGDRVETRVEPAGDGDRVEPRAVRPAPVALTRLPAPTRARGYAFVEIAAPEHSVHGVRAALASLGFRHTRDHRSKPVQLWCGGDARVLLNATDPQLGHTWSGDAAVTALGVDVADAEAAMRRAERLLAPPLPRRRDPAEADLRAVAAPDGTSVFFCAQDPAERQDWRSDFTVPADGDGGTAGTALAGIDHVGLFQPFDHFDEASLFYRFVLGLEPDDGVELAAPDGMVRSRAMSRGGAGPRIALNASLLGRGPYEDVRGGPQHVAFGCEDVFAVARAMRDHGAEPLRIPDNYYADLACRTDLQPLTVERMREYGVLYDRIGEGEFWHFYTPMLDGRLFLEVVQRTGGYAGYGSANSPFRMAAQRAEASR; encoded by the coding sequence ATGCGGCGTTCCATCGCCACCGTCTCCCTCAGCGGAACACTGGAGGAGAAGCTCAGGGCCGCGTCCCGGGCGGGCTTCGACGGTGTGGAGATCTTCGAGAACGACCTCATCGGTTCGGCGCTCGCACCCCGCGACGTGCGGGAACTGGCCGAGTCGCTGGGCCTGACCATCGACCTCTACCAGCCCTTCCGTGACTTCGAGGGGGTGGACGAGGCACGGCTGGAGCGCAACCTCCGGCGGGCCGAGGCCAAGTTCGCCCTCATGGTGGAGCTGGGGGTGGACGTGATGCTGGTGTGCTCCAGCGTCGCGGCGGACTCGGTCGGTGACGACGCTCTCGCCGCCGCGCAGCTGCGCCGGCTGGCCGAGACCGCCGCGCCCTACGGGGTCCGCATCGCCTACGAGGCGCTGGCGTGGGGCCGGTGGGTCGACGACTACCGGCACGCCTGGCGCCTGGTCCGGGAGGCCGACCACCCGGGGCTCGGCGTGTGCCTGGACAGCTTCCACATCCTGTCCCGGGGCCACGACCCGTCCGCGATCAGGGACATCCCCGGTGAGAGGATCTTCTTCCTCCAACTCGCCGACGCGCCGCTGATGCCCATGGACGTCCTGCACTGGAGCCGCCACCACCGCTGCTTCCCCGGCCAGGGCGCGTTCGACCTCACGGCGTTCACCGGGCACGTGCTCGCCGCCGGGTACGGGGGACCGCTGTCGCTGGAGGTCTTCAACGACGTCTTCCGTGCCTCCGACCCGCGGCGCACGGCCGCCGACGCCCTGCGGTCGCTGGCCGTGCTGGAGGACGAGACCGCCCGGGCCCGGGACCGCGAGGAGCGGGCCCGGGACGGGGATCGCGTGGAGACGCGCGTGGAGCCGGCCGGGGACGGTGACCGCGTGGAGCCGCGAGCGGTGCGCCCGGCCCCGGTCGCGCTCACCCGGCTGCCCGCGCCGACCCGGGCCCGGGGCTACGCCTTCGTGGAGATCGCCGCGCCCGAGCACTCCGTCCACGGCGTCCGCGCGGCCCTGGCGTCCCTCGGCTTCCGGCACACCCGCGACCACCGTTCCAAGCCGGTCCAGCTGTGGTGCGGCGGCGACGCGCGCGTGCTGCTCAACGCCACCGACCCCCAGCTCGGCCACACCTGGAGCGGCGACGCGGCGGTCACCGCCCTCGGCGTGGACGTGGCGGACGCCGAGGCGGCGATGCGGCGGGCGGAGCGGCTGCTGGCGCCGCCGCTGCCCCGGCGGCGCGACCCGGCCGAGGCCGACCTGCGCGCCGTCGCCGCCCCCGACGGCACCTCCGTGTTCTTCTGCGCCCAGGACCCCGCCGAGCGGCAGGACTGGCGGTCCGACTTCACCGTCCCGGCGGACGGGGACGGCGGGACGGCGGGGACCGCCCTCGCCGGCATCGACCACGTCGGTCTGTTCCAGCCCTTCGACCACTTCGACGAGGCCTCGCTGTTCTACCGCTTCGTCCTGGGCCTGGAACCCGACGACGGCGTCGAACTGGCCGCTCCCGACGGCATGGTGCGCAGCCGGGCGATGAGCCGGGGCGGCGCGGGGCCGCGCATCGCCCTCAACGCCTCCCTGCTCGGCCGGGGACCCTACGAGGACGTCCGCGGCGGGCCCCAGCACGTCGCCTTCGGCTGCGAGGACGTGTTCGCGGTCGCCCGCGCCATGCGCGACCACGGGGCCGAGCCGCTGCGCATCCCCGACAACTACTACGCCGACCTCGCCTGCCGCACGGACCTGCAACCGCTGACCGTGGAGCGCATGCGCGAGTACGGAGTCCTGTACGACCGGATCGGGGAGGGCGAGTTCTGGCACTTCTACACGCCGATGCTCGACGGACGGCTCTTCCTGGAGGTCGTCCAGCGCACGGGCGGCTACGCGGGCTACGGCTCCGCCAACAGTCCCTTCCGCATGGCGGCGCAGCGAGCGGAGGCGAGCCGTTGA
- a CDS encoding TRAP transporter large permease → MSALLVILGILVLLLLRVPIAFAILGPCLAYMAVGGQSTGLSLRTAAQEVNSFPLLAVPLFILLGVVANHTGIADRLFAFAQVLLGRARGGLGYVNIGVSVGFSWISGTALADVAGMGKMMVPAMTRAGYPRRFTLGLTASTSLISPIMPPSIPAIVYASVAAVSTAALFAAAVVPAVLMAGGLALAVFLWARRRPELAGSRAEPGALGTAARRAAGPLLAPVLLLGGILSGLFTPTEAASVGVAYVLLLGLLYRRLSPRALWNIGVETVTTAASIAIILAASGLLGWVLAREQVPQQVATLLLGLTDDPTLLLLLVSAVLIIIGTVLEPIAALVITVPVLLPVAVRLGADPVHFGVITILCLMIGLLTPPIGGVLFVLGSATRTPMHEVFRGTAPFLVPLVAVLLVLILFPDLVLFLPGLLDL, encoded by the coding sequence ATGAGCGCCCTCCTGGTCATCCTCGGCATCCTCGTCCTGCTGCTCCTGCGGGTGCCCATCGCGTTCGCGATCCTGGGACCGTGCCTGGCCTACATGGCCGTCGGCGGACAGTCCACCGGCCTGAGCCTGCGCACGGCGGCCCAGGAGGTCAACAGCTTCCCGCTGCTGGCGGTCCCGCTGTTCATCCTCCTCGGTGTGGTCGCCAACCACACCGGGATCGCCGACCGGCTCTTCGCGTTCGCCCAGGTCCTCCTGGGCCGGGCGCGCGGCGGCCTCGGCTACGTCAACATCGGCGTCAGCGTCGGCTTCTCCTGGATCAGCGGCACGGCCCTGGCCGACGTCGCGGGCATGGGCAAGATGATGGTCCCGGCGATGACCAGGGCGGGCTACCCGCGCCGCTTCACCCTGGGCCTGACCGCGTCCACCAGCCTCATCAGCCCCATCATGCCGCCCAGCATCCCGGCGATCGTGTACGCGTCGGTCGCGGCGGTCTCCACGGCCGCGCTGTTCGCCGCGGCGGTGGTCCCGGCCGTGCTGATGGCCGGCGGGCTGGCCCTGGCCGTGTTCCTGTGGGCCCGGCGCAGGCCCGAACTCGCCGGGAGCCGGGCCGAACCGGGCGCACTGGGTACCGCCGCTCGACGGGCGGCGGGCCCGCTGCTGGCCCCCGTCCTGCTGCTCGGCGGCATCCTCAGCGGACTGTTCACCCCGACCGAGGCGGCGTCGGTCGGCGTGGCCTACGTCCTGCTCCTCGGCCTGCTCTACCGCAGACTGAGCCCGCGCGCCCTGTGGAACATCGGCGTGGAGACCGTCACCACCGCCGCCTCCATCGCGATCATCCTGGCCGCCTCCGGGCTCCTGGGCTGGGTCCTGGCGCGCGAGCAGGTGCCCCAGCAGGTCGCCACCCTCCTGCTGGGCCTCACCGACGACCCCACGCTGCTGCTGCTCCTGGTCAGCGCGGTGCTGATCATCATCGGCACCGTCCTGGAACCCATCGCCGCGCTGGTCATCACCGTCCCGGTCCTGCTGCCCGTCGCCGTCCGGCTGGGCGCGGACCCGGTGCACTTCGGGGTGATCACGATCCTCTGCCTCATGATCGGCCTGCTCACGCCCCCCATCGGCGGCGTGCTCTTCGTCCTGGGCTCGGCGACCCGCACACCCATGCACGAGGTGTTCCGCGGCACGGCCCCGTTCCTGGTGCCGCTGGTGGCGGTGCTGCTGGTCCTCATCCTCTTCCCCGACCTGGTCCTGTTCCTTCCCGGACTCCTGGACCTGTGA